A single window of Intrasporangium calvum DSM 43043 DNA harbors:
- a CDS encoding Mrp/NBP35 family ATP-binding protein, translated as MSAPALPSHDALLTALSKVNDPEIRKPITELGMVKSVDVDEAGHVELSIYLTVSGCPMKDTLRNDSTAALQAVPGVTSVNVTLDVMSDEQRTALRQQLRGGTPEKEIPFAQPNSLTRVYAVASGKGGVGKSSVTVNLAAAMAQQGLRVGVVDADVYGFSVPRMLGVEQRPTQVDDMILPPLSHDVKVISIGMFVPGNQPVVWRGPMLHRALQQFLGDVFWGDLDVLLLDLPPGTGDIAISVAQLIPTAEILVVTTPQQAAAEVAERAGSIALQTHQRIAGVIENMSWLELADGTRQEIFGSGGGQAVADSLSRSIGAPVPLLGQIPLDATLREGGDTGNPVVLGAPDSAAGVALRGIARGLATRARGLAGRSLGLTPAGR; from the coding sequence ATGTCTGCCCCCGCCCTGCCCAGCCACGACGCCCTGCTCACGGCCCTGTCGAAGGTCAACGACCCCGAGATCCGCAAGCCGATCACCGAGCTCGGCATGGTCAAGTCCGTCGACGTCGATGAAGCCGGGCACGTCGAGCTGTCCATCTACCTGACCGTCTCCGGCTGCCCCATGAAGGACACGCTGCGCAACGACTCCACGGCGGCGCTCCAGGCGGTCCCCGGCGTGACGTCGGTCAACGTGACCCTCGACGTCATGAGCGACGAGCAGCGGACGGCCCTGCGCCAGCAGCTGCGCGGCGGGACGCCCGAGAAGGAGATCCCCTTCGCCCAGCCCAACTCGCTGACGCGGGTCTACGCGGTCGCCTCCGGCAAGGGCGGCGTCGGCAAGTCCTCGGTCACCGTCAACCTCGCCGCCGCCATGGCCCAGCAGGGCCTGCGGGTCGGCGTCGTCGACGCGGACGTCTACGGCTTCTCCGTGCCGCGCATGCTCGGTGTCGAGCAGCGGCCCACCCAGGTCGACGACATGATCCTCCCGCCGCTCTCGCACGACGTGAAGGTCATCTCGATCGGGATGTTCGTCCCCGGCAACCAGCCGGTCGTCTGGCGCGGCCCGATGCTGCACCGGGCGCTGCAGCAGTTCCTCGGCGACGTCTTCTGGGGCGACCTCGACGTGCTCCTGCTCGACCTCCCGCCCGGCACCGGCGACATCGCGATCTCCGTGGCCCAGCTCATCCCGACCGCCGAGATCCTCGTCGTCACGACCCCGCAGCAGGCCGCGGCCGAAGTGGCCGAGCGCGCCGGGTCGATCGCGCTGCAGACGCACCAGCGGATCGCCGGCGTCATCGAGAACATGTCGTGGCTCGAGCTGGCCGACGGCACCCGCCAGGAGATCTTCGGCTCCGGCGGTGGCCAGGCCGTGGCCGACTCGCTGAGCCGCAGCATCGGCGCTCCGGTGCCGCTGCTCGGTCAGATCCCGCTCGACGCGACGCTCCGCGAGGGCGGCGACACGGGCAACCCCGTGGTCCTCGGCGCCCCCGACTCGGCCGCTGGCGTGGCACTGCGCGGGATCGCGCGCGGCCTGGCGACGCGGGCCCGTGGCCTTGCTGGGCGCTCCCTCGGCCTGACGCCGGCCGGCCGCTGA
- a CDS encoding DivIVA domain-containing protein — protein MKWFILLVGIVVLCFFVALILGWAGGLGGGLGGGLGRPTSSLSHEPLPDGALHDEDLDELRFDVTFRGYRMSQVDGVLERLRRELREKDEHIAFLGGVAGAATTDEAADEAPDQAADQAADQAADEAGDVNAEFPRA, from the coding sequence GTGAAGTGGTTCATCCTCCTCGTCGGCATCGTCGTCCTGTGCTTCTTCGTGGCGCTCATCCTCGGCTGGGCCGGCGGCCTCGGCGGCGGCCTGGGCGGCGGCCTCGGCCGGCCGACGTCCTCGCTCAGCCATGAGCCGCTCCCCGACGGCGCGCTGCACGACGAGGACCTCGACGAGCTGCGGTTCGACGTCACCTTCCGCGGCTACCGGATGAGCCAGGTCGACGGGGTCCTCGAGCGGCTCCGGCGTGAGCTGCGCGAGAAGGACGAGCACATCGCGTTCCTCGGTGGGGTCGCCGGAGCGGCGACCACGGACGAGGCCGCGGACGAGGCCCCAGACCAAGCCGCAGACCAAGCCGCAGACCAAGCCGCGGACGAGGCCGGGGACGTCAACGCCGAGTTTCCCCGGGCATGA
- the dapD gene encoding 2,3,4,5-tetrahydropyridine-2,6-dicarboxylate N-succinyltransferase: MSERSAWGYGLATTTDGGQVLDTWFPAPALGTRPDDATAPEGLDALARTDELRRVRTEVVLVEIDLDAAPAGASDAYLRLHLLSHCLVRPNTINLDGIFGALPNVVWTNLGPCAVDDFEQTRLRLRALGPVQVFGVDKFPRMTDYVVPTGVRIADADRVRLGAHLSPGTTVMHEGFCNFNAGTLGASMVEGRIVQGVVVGDGSDIGAGASIMGTLSGGGTERVSIGERCLVGANGGIGIALGDDCVVEAGLYVTAGTKVTMPDGSVVKARELSGASNILFIRNSETGTVEARARKGTGITLNAALHAND; the protein is encoded by the coding sequence ATGTCTGAACGCAGCGCATGGGGATACGGACTGGCCACGACCACCGACGGGGGCCAGGTCCTCGACACGTGGTTCCCGGCACCGGCCCTCGGGACCCGACCCGACGACGCCACCGCCCCCGAGGGCCTCGACGCCCTCGCCCGGACCGACGAGCTGCGGCGCGTCCGGACCGAGGTGGTCCTCGTGGAGATCGACCTCGACGCCGCACCCGCCGGCGCGTCCGACGCCTACCTGCGCCTCCACCTGCTCTCCCACTGCCTCGTCCGGCCCAACACGATCAACCTCGACGGGATCTTCGGGGCCCTGCCCAACGTCGTCTGGACCAACCTCGGCCCCTGCGCCGTCGACGACTTCGAGCAGACCCGGCTGCGCCTGCGCGCGCTCGGCCCGGTCCAGGTGTTCGGTGTCGACAAGTTCCCCCGGATGACCGACTACGTCGTGCCGACTGGCGTCCGGATCGCCGACGCCGACCGGGTCCGGCTCGGCGCCCACCTCTCCCCGGGCACGACCGTGATGCACGAGGGGTTCTGCAACTTCAACGCCGGCACCCTCGGCGCGTCGATGGTCGAGGGGCGAATCGTCCAGGGCGTCGTCGTGGGCGACGGCTCCGACATCGGGGCCGGCGCATCGATCATGGGCACCCTCTCCGGTGGCGGCACGGAACGCGTCAGCATCGGTGAGCGTTGTCTGGTCGGCGCCAACGGCGGCATCGGGATCGCCCTCGGGGACGACTGCGTCGTCGAGGCCGGGCTCTACGTCACCGCGGGCACCAAGGTGACGATGCCGGACGGCAGCGTCGTCAAGGCCCGAGAGCTCTCGGGCGCCAGCAACATCCTCTTCATCCGCAACAGCGAGACCGGCACCGTCGAGGCCCGGGCCCGGAAGGGAACGGGGATCACCCTCAACGCGGCCCTGCACGCGAACGACTGA
- a CDS encoding DUF3117 domain-containing protein: protein MAAMKPRTGDGPLEVVKEGRGIVLRMPLEGGGRLVVEMTPDEAAALRDAIQGCDGVN from the coding sequence ATGGCAGCAATGAAGCCGAGGACCGGCGACGGACCGCTTGAGGTCGTCAAGGAGGGTCGCGGCATCGTGCTGCGCATGCCCCTTGAGGGCGGCGGCCGCCTCGTCGTCGAGATGACCCCGGATGAGGCTGCCGCCCTGCGGGACGCCATCCAGGGGTGTGACGGGGTCAACTGA
- a CDS encoding enoyl-CoA hydratase/isomerase family protein, with translation MTDPKPEMAVAASAASPSTDPSAATDATRTSDSAPMSPLEVTVSDGVAWVRLNRPDAMNALDRALKVALLDTLRRAADDPEVRCVVLTGNGRAFCVGQDLKEHVADLRSGDTTLSTTVVEHYNPIVMLLATMNKPVVAAINGVAAGAGLSFALACDVRIIVDTAGVNTAFAGIALSCDSGASWSLPRLVGPARAKDLLIFPRTIPADEALSLGLVSRVVSAEDFDGAVREVATRLAAGPTLAYGSIRRAVATSAGTDLESALAHEGELMGLTGQSADHLAAVDAFLAKEKPTFQGR, from the coding sequence ATGACTGACCCGAAGCCCGAAATGGCCGTTGCCGCAAGCGCCGCCTCACCCTCGACTGACCCGAGTGCCGCCACGGACGCCACCCGCACGTCTGACTCGGCCCCGATGTCGCCCTTGGAGGTCACGGTGAGCGACGGGGTCGCCTGGGTCCGGCTCAACCGCCCGGACGCGATGAACGCTCTCGACCGGGCCCTCAAGGTTGCCCTGCTCGACACGCTCCGCAGGGCCGCCGACGACCCGGAGGTCCGCTGTGTCGTCCTGACCGGGAACGGGCGCGCTTTCTGTGTCGGCCAGGACCTCAAGGAGCACGTCGCCGACCTGCGCTCCGGTGACACCACCTTGTCGACGACGGTGGTCGAGCACTACAACCCGATCGTCATGTTGCTCGCCACGATGAACAAGCCGGTGGTCGCAGCGATCAACGGCGTCGCCGCCGGGGCCGGCCTCAGCTTCGCCCTCGCCTGTGACGTGCGGATCATCGTCGACACCGCCGGGGTCAACACGGCCTTCGCCGGGATCGCGCTCTCGTGCGACTCGGGGGCGTCCTGGTCGCTCCCCCGGCTCGTCGGGCCGGCCCGAGCCAAGGACCTCCTCATATTCCCCCGCACCATCCCGGCGGACGAGGCGCTGTCGCTCGGCCTGGTGTCCAGGGTCGTCAGCGCTGAGGACTTCGACGGGGCGGTGAGAGAGGTGGCGACCAGGCTCGCTGCCGGCCCAACGCTGGCCTACGGCTCGATCCGCCGGGCCGTGGCGACGAGTGCGGGGACCGACCTCGAGTCAGCGCTGGCCCACGAGGGTGAGCTGATGGGGCTGACCGGGCAGAGCGCCGACCACCTGGCGGCCGTCGATGCCTTCCTTGCCAAGGAGAAGCCGACCTTTCAGGGTCGGTGA
- a CDS encoding twin-arginine translocase TatA/TatE family subunit, with protein sequence MIDINGWEFLLLGVLAILVLGPERLPEYAAKLGRFVRQARGMADRAKQQLKEEMGPEFSDVDWRAYDPRQYDPRRIVRDALSATPEEDPPPVKPVSTPKTHDPSLPTPWDSEAT encoded by the coding sequence GTGATCGACATCAACGGGTGGGAGTTCCTGCTGCTCGGTGTCCTGGCCATCCTCGTGCTCGGCCCAGAGCGACTGCCGGAGTACGCTGCGAAGCTGGGCCGGTTCGTGCGCCAGGCCCGCGGCATGGCCGACCGGGCCAAGCAGCAGCTCAAGGAGGAGATGGGGCCCGAGTTCTCCGACGTCGACTGGCGGGCCTACGACCCGCGTCAGTACGACCCGCGTCGGATCGTCCGTGATGCCCTGAGCGCCACCCCGGAGGAGGACCCTCCGCCGGTCAAGCCCGTGAGCACGCCGAAGACCCATGACCCGTCGCTGCCGACCCCCTGGGACAGCGAAGCCACCTGA
- the sigE gene encoding RNA polymerase sigma factor SigE: MSETVLSQAPGSAGEPPLAAARGRSETAPGWTPPTWEEVVEQHSARVYRLAYRLTGNPHDAEDLTHDVFVRVFRSLHSYQPGTFEGWLHRITTNVFLDKMRRKQRIRFDALPEDAAGRLPSGEKGPEQTYHDARFDDDVQRALDALAPEFRADVVLCDIEGLSYEEISATLGVKLGTVRSRIHRGRAQLREALAHRAPEATRKPETRTARPGLRLPGRRVTAGAR; encoded by the coding sequence GTGAGCGAGACTGTCCTGTCCCAGGCCCCCGGCTCCGCCGGCGAGCCGCCACTCGCGGCTGCCCGTGGTCGCTCGGAGACAGCGCCCGGCTGGACGCCCCCGACGTGGGAGGAAGTCGTCGAGCAGCACTCGGCGCGTGTCTACCGACTGGCCTACCGCCTCACCGGCAACCCGCACGACGCCGAGGACCTGACGCACGACGTCTTCGTCCGGGTCTTCCGCTCGCTCCACTCGTACCAGCCCGGCACCTTCGAAGGCTGGCTCCACCGGATCACGACCAACGTCTTCCTCGACAAGATGCGCCGCAAGCAGCGGATCCGGTTCGACGCCCTGCCCGAGGACGCGGCCGGCCGGCTCCCCAGCGGGGAGAAGGGTCCGGAGCAGACCTACCACGACGCCCGCTTCGACGACGACGTGCAGCGCGCGCTGGACGCGCTCGCCCCGGAGTTCCGGGCGGACGTCGTGCTCTGCGACATCGAGGGCCTGTCCTACGAGGAGATCAGCGCGACCCTCGGGGTCAAGCTCGGTACCGTCCGCTCGCGGATCCACCGCGGACGTGCCCAGCTCCGCGAGGCGCTGGCGCACCGCGCACCCGAGGCCACCCGCAAGCCCGAGACGCGCACGGCTCGCCCCGGCCTGCGGCTGCCGGGCCGGCGAGTCACCGCAGGCGCCAGGTGA
- a CDS encoding citrate synthase, producing the protein MTKAVDATLKVGDKELTFPGVEAVEGSNGLGVNSLLKDTGLVTYDVGFVNTASCKSAVTYIDGDQGILRYRGYPIEELAQKSSFVEVCYLLIYGDLPTSDELARFEELISRHTMLHEDLRAFFNGFPRDAHPMPVLSSAVSALGTFYQDSLDPFDQEQVEISTVRLLAKLPTIAAYAYKKSVGQAFIYPDNSLNFVENFLRMTFGVPAEPYVIDPTVAKALDLLFILHADHEQNCSTSTVRLVGSAHANLFNSVSAGIHALSGPLHGGANQAVLEMLGDLQASGEDPKAFMDRVKNKEDGIRLMGFGHRVYKNYDPRAAIIKQAADEILEKMGKNDPLLDIAKQLEEIALADEYFVERRLYPNVDFYTGLIYKAMGFPPKMFTVLFAIGRLPGWIAQWREMMTDQETKIGRPRQVYVGETERHYPG; encoded by the coding sequence GTGACGAAGGCAGTGGACGCGACGCTCAAGGTCGGCGACAAGGAGCTCACTTTTCCGGGAGTCGAGGCGGTCGAGGGCAGCAACGGGCTGGGGGTCAACTCACTCCTCAAGGACACCGGCCTGGTCACCTACGACGTCGGTTTCGTCAACACCGCCTCCTGCAAGAGCGCCGTGACGTACATCGACGGCGACCAGGGCATCCTGCGCTACCGCGGATACCCCATCGAGGAGCTCGCCCAGAAGTCCAGCTTCGTCGAGGTCTGCTACCTGCTCATCTACGGTGATCTGCCCACGAGCGACGAGCTTGCCCGGTTCGAGGAGCTGATCAGCCGCCACACGATGCTCCACGAGGACCTGCGGGCCTTCTTCAACGGCTTCCCGCGCGACGCCCACCCCATGCCGGTGCTCTCGTCCGCGGTCTCCGCCCTCGGCACGTTCTACCAGGACAGCCTCGACCCCTTCGACCAGGAGCAGGTCGAGATCAGCACGGTCCGCCTCCTCGCGAAGCTGCCGACGATCGCGGCGTATGCGTACAAGAAGTCGGTCGGGCAGGCCTTCATCTACCCGGACAACTCGCTCAACTTCGTCGAGAACTTCCTGCGGATGACCTTCGGCGTCCCCGCCGAGCCCTACGTCATCGACCCGACCGTCGCCAAGGCGCTCGACCTGCTCTTCATCCTCCACGCCGACCACGAGCAGAACTGCTCCACCTCGACCGTCCGCCTCGTCGGCTCGGCCCACGCCAACCTCTTCAACTCCGTCTCCGCCGGCATCCACGCCCTGTCCGGCCCGCTCCACGGTGGCGCCAACCAGGCCGTCCTCGAGATGCTCGGCGACCTCCAGGCGTCTGGTGAGGACCCCAAGGCGTTCATGGACCGGGTCAAGAACAAGGAGGACGGCATTCGGCTCATGGGCTTCGGCCACCGGGTCTACAAGAACTACGACCCGCGCGCCGCGATCATCAAGCAGGCCGCCGACGAGATCCTCGAGAAGATGGGCAAGAACGACCCGCTCCTCGACATCGCCAAGCAGCTCGAGGAGATCGCGCTCGCCGACGAGTACTTCGTGGAGCGCCGGCTCTACCCGAACGTCGACTTCTACACCGGCCTGATCTACAAGGCCATGGGCTTCCCGCCCAAGATGTTCACCGTCCTGTTCGCCATCGGCCGCCTGCCGGGCTGGATCGCCCAATGGCGCGAGATGATGACCGACCAGGAGACGAAGATCGGCCGCCCGCGCCAGGTCTACGTCGGCGAGACCGAGCGGCACTACCCGGGCTGA
- a CDS encoding O-methyltransferase, with protein sequence MSTHKVAAWSHAEEFITPSDHVEDAQRRAEELGVGAVGNGVGSFLSALAAAIGAKAVMEVGTGAGVSGLWLLGGMPSDGILTTIDLEVEHQHAAREAFAAAGVAHQRTRVIAGRALEVLPRMTDGAYDLVVVDADKEEYPLYVEQATRLLRAGGTLALSWTDQESDPAIRDPETRALRDVGRALRDDARFIVSLLPIGDGLLLAVKR encoded by the coding sequence ATGAGCACGCACAAAGTGGCTGCCTGGTCGCATGCCGAGGAGTTCATCACGCCGAGCGACCACGTCGAGGACGCTCAGCGCCGGGCCGAGGAGCTCGGCGTGGGTGCGGTCGGAAACGGCGTGGGCTCTTTCCTGAGCGCGCTGGCGGCGGCGATCGGGGCCAAGGCCGTGATGGAGGTGGGCACCGGGGCCGGTGTCTCCGGCCTGTGGCTCCTCGGCGGGATGCCGTCGGACGGGATCCTCACGACCATCGACCTCGAGGTCGAGCACCAGCATGCAGCCCGGGAGGCGTTCGCCGCGGCCGGCGTCGCGCACCAGCGCACCCGCGTCATCGCCGGGCGGGCTCTCGAGGTGCTCCCCCGGATGACGGACGGCGCGTACGACCTCGTCGTCGTGGACGCCGACAAGGAGGAGTACCCCCTCTACGTCGAGCAGGCCACTCGTCTGCTCCGGGCCGGCGGCACCTTGGCCCTGTCGTGGACCGACCAGGAGTCGGATCCCGCGATCCGCGACCCCGAGACGCGCGCGCTGCGCGATGTGGGGCGGGCGCTGCGCGATGACGCGCGGTTCATCGTGTCCCTGCTGCCGATCGGCGACGGGCTGCTCCTCGCCGTCAAGCGCTGA
- the dapE gene encoding succinyl-diaminopimelate desuccinylase produces MPPSSVPGTSLLLDVSSDVTTLTAAVCDIQSVSWEEAPLADAVEAALRALGHLEVIRDGNSVIARTDLGRAERVVLAGHLDTVPLAAEPNLPTRREAGVLWGRGTVDMKGGVAVMLKIAAGVPEPSRDLTFVFYDCEEIEGKFNGLGRVAANRPDLLAADFAVLLEPTDGAIEGGCKGTLRVDVTTKGVAAHSARPWKGHNAIHDAAQVLGRLGAYEAERIEVDGLLFNEALQAVGISGGIAGNVIPDRCTVTVNYRFAPDKGVAAAYAHVQQVFEGFECELGDAVDGARPGLHLPAARDFVEALGLPVNPKEGWTDVARFSALGIPAVNFGPGDPNLAHMDDERCPVEQYEEAERALLRWLA; encoded by the coding sequence ATGCCGCCGAGCTCAGTTCCCGGGACCAGCCTCCTTCTCGACGTGTCGAGTGACGTCACCACGCTCACCGCCGCCGTCTGTGACATCCAGTCGGTCAGCTGGGAGGAGGCGCCGCTCGCCGATGCCGTCGAGGCGGCGCTGCGGGCGCTCGGGCACCTCGAGGTCATCCGGGACGGCAACTCGGTCATCGCCCGGACCGACCTGGGACGCGCCGAGCGGGTCGTCCTCGCCGGCCACCTCGACACGGTCCCGCTCGCGGCGGAGCCGAACCTGCCGACCCGCCGCGAGGCGGGCGTCCTCTGGGGCCGCGGCACGGTCGACATGAAGGGCGGCGTCGCGGTCATGCTCAAGATCGCGGCGGGAGTGCCCGAGCCGTCGCGGGACCTCACCTTCGTCTTCTACGACTGCGAGGAGATCGAGGGCAAGTTCAACGGGCTCGGCCGGGTCGCCGCGAACCGCCCCGACCTGCTCGCCGCCGACTTCGCCGTCCTGCTCGAGCCGACCGACGGCGCCATCGAGGGCGGCTGCAAGGGGACGCTCCGGGTCGACGTCACCACGAAGGGTGTGGCCGCCCACTCCGCCCGCCCGTGGAAGGGCCACAACGCGATCCACGACGCCGCCCAGGTGCTGGGCCGTCTCGGCGCCTACGAGGCCGAGCGGATCGAGGTCGACGGCCTCCTGTTCAACGAGGCGCTCCAGGCCGTCGGGATCAGCGGGGGCATCGCCGGCAACGTCATCCCGGACCGGTGCACCGTGACGGTGAACTACCGGTTCGCCCCCGACAAGGGCGTCGCGGCGGCCTACGCCCACGTCCAGCAGGTCTTCGAGGGGTTCGAGTGCGAGCTGGGCGACGCGGTCGACGGCGCACGCCCGGGCCTGCACCTGCCGGCCGCGCGGGACTTCGTCGAGGCCCTCGGCCTGCCGGTCAACCCCAAGGAGGGGTGGACCGACGTGGCCCGCTTCTCGGCGCTCGGCATCCCGGCCGTGAACTTCGGTCCCGGCGACCCGAACCTCGCCCACATGGACGACGAGCGGTGCCCCGTCGAGCAGTACGAGGAGGCCGAACGGGCGCTGCTGCGCTGGCTCGCCTGA
- a CDS encoding S1C family serine protease, with amino-acid sequence MSDDPTERRPSDAPLDRPEEVEQTGAIERATTQPIPRAGADSEDHGWFSRFGSPRPADGPRADGHTGSPADYRVGVPYAYPGGAMPPPGDPSGSASSGSAPSGSASSGAASSAAASVPLLPPPTGSPVAAYPAPTGAPRRRRGLLVTGVVALCLASGVVGGVAGQVLEDRVVSSIRALPEPGPGVTDRPAGSVANIVARVLPSVVTIKVDAGPEGSGTGSGFVIDDRGHILTNNHVVAAVASNGSIEVVLSNGETEKATVVGRDVSYDLAVLRIKRTDLTPLRLGASNKVVVGDAVIAVGAPLGLDQTVTSGIISALDRPVAPGAGDDLSFINAIQTDAAINPGNSGGPLLDLSGQVIGVNSAIARVPSAGSSSSGNIGLGFAIPSDQARRTADQLIATGKATHPIIGVLLDRRYSGEGALVQDVSDAVTPNAPADKAGVEPGDVIIRFEGKPIRTPDQLIVSIRSRAVGETVTLTVERDGKQIDLRMTLEADPEK; translated from the coding sequence ATGAGCGACGACCCCACCGAGCGGCGGCCCAGCGACGCACCCCTGGACCGCCCCGAGGAGGTCGAGCAGACCGGGGCCATCGAGCGGGCGACGACGCAGCCGATCCCGCGCGCGGGCGCGGACTCTGAGGACCATGGCTGGTTCAGCCGGTTCGGCTCCCCGCGCCCTGCCGACGGGCCCCGCGCCGACGGCCACACGGGTTCGCCCGCCGACTACCGCGTCGGGGTGCCCTACGCCTACCCTGGCGGCGCGATGCCGCCACCCGGCGACCCGTCCGGCTCAGCGTCGTCCGGCTCAGCGCCGTCCGGCTCAGCTTCGTCCGGCGCAGCTTCGTCCGCCGCGGCATCCGTACCCCTGCTGCCACCACCGACGGGTTCACCCGTCGCCGCCTACCCTGCCCCGACGGGCGCTCCGCGCCGCCGCCGCGGGCTGCTGGTCACTGGCGTCGTCGCCCTCTGCCTCGCCTCGGGCGTCGTCGGGGGAGTGGCCGGCCAGGTGCTCGAGGACCGGGTCGTCTCGAGCATTCGGGCGCTGCCCGAGCCGGGGCCCGGGGTGACCGACCGCCCGGCCGGCTCGGTCGCGAACATCGTGGCCCGGGTGCTTCCCAGCGTGGTGACGATCAAGGTCGACGCGGGCCCGGAAGGGTCAGGGACCGGTTCCGGCTTCGTCATCGACGACCGGGGGCACATCCTCACGAACAACCACGTCGTCGCTGCCGTTGCGAGCAACGGGTCGATCGAGGTGGTCCTGAGCAACGGCGAGACCGAGAAGGCCACGGTCGTCGGGCGTGACGTCAGCTACGACCTCGCGGTCCTGCGGATCAAGCGCACCGACCTCACCCCGCTCCGGCTCGGCGCCTCTAACAAGGTCGTCGTCGGGGATGCCGTCATCGCGGTCGGCGCGCCCCTCGGTCTCGACCAGACCGTGACCTCCGGCATCATCAGCGCCCTCGACCGTCCGGTCGCCCCCGGGGCGGGCGACGACCTGTCGTTCATCAACGCGATCCAGACCGACGCCGCGATCAACCCGGGCAACTCGGGCGGGCCCCTCCTCGACCTCTCGGGCCAGGTGATCGGGGTCAACTCCGCGATCGCGAGGGTGCCCAGTGCCGGCTCGTCCTCGTCCGGCAACATCGGGCTCGGCTTCGCCATCCCGAGTGACCAGGCGCGCCGCACCGCTGACCAGCTCATCGCGACCGGCAAGGCCACCCACCCGATCATCGGCGTCCTTCTCGACCGGAGATACTCCGGCGAGGGGGCCCTCGTCCAGGACGTGTCCGACGCGGTCACTCCCAACGCCCCCGCGGACAAGGCCGGAGTCGAGCCGGGCGACGTCATCATTCGGTTCGAGGGCAAGCCGATCCGCACCCCGGACCAGCTCATCGTCTCGATCCGGTCCCGTGCCGTGGGCGAGACGGTGACCCTGACGGTCGAGCGCGACGGCAAGCAGATCGACCTGCGGATGACCCTCGAGGCCGATCCGGAGAAGTGA
- a CDS encoding DUF1003 domain-containing protein, whose translation MTEQTSRRLTRATTPNDRLDQPREKRGGFLPRLRSDSDRFGRFAETFARFMGTARFLMWMTIFVIVWVAINVVGLFGLRWDPYPFILLNLFFSTQASYAAPLILLAQNRQADRDRVGLEQDRSRDERNLADTEFLTREVASLRLALREQATRDFVRSELRDLLGELEERALIRPLGDGGPAPKHPATD comes from the coding sequence ACCGCCTCGACCAGCCCCGCGAGAAGCGCGGCGGGTTCCTGCCACGCCTGCGCTCCGACTCAGACCGGTTCGGCCGGTTCGCCGAGACCTTCGCCCGGTTCATGGGAACGGCCCGGTTCCTCATGTGGATGACGATCTTCGTCATCGTCTGGGTCGCCATCAACGTCGTCGGTCTCTTCGGCCTGCGCTGGGACCCCTATCCCTTCATCCTGCTCAACCTCTTCTTCTCCACGCAGGCCTCGTACGCCGCGCCGCTCATCCTCCTCGCCCAGAACCGCCAGGCCGACCGGGACCGTGTCGGCCTCGAGCAGGACCGCTCCCGCGACGAGCGCAACCTGGCCGACACCGAGTTCCTCACCCGCGAGGTCGCCTCCCTGCGGCTCGCCCTGCGCGAGCAGGCGACCCGCGACTTCGTCCGGTCCGAGCTGCGGGACCTGCTCGGCGAGCTCGAGGAGCGGGCGCTGATCCGGCCCCTCGGCGACGGCGGCCCCGCCCCGAAGCACCCAGCCACCGACTGA
- a CDS encoding TIGR00730 family Rossman fold protein, translated as MVPVSAHDTDEQPGHTTDVARDPEVRPDEKPASRAPDAERRSGPLMMRRGKVPPTTTDQRLLDRGQPTDWLHADPWRVMRIQSEFVEGFGALAELGPAVSVFGSARTRAADPAYAMGVEVGRLLAEAGYAVITGGGPGAMEAANKGALLGGGTSVGLGIELPFETGLNEYVDLGVNFRYFFARKTMFLKYSHGFIVLPGGFGTLDELFEAVTLAQTRKVTQFPVVLMGTGYWQGLMGWLRDTALAGGMIGEDDLDRLQLTDDPGEAVAAVQAHEMSDAAAEAAGATGVERPE; from the coding sequence GTGGTGCCCGTGAGCGCTCACGACACCGACGAGCAACCCGGCCACACGACCGACGTCGCCCGCGACCCCGAGGTCAGGCCCGACGAGAAGCCTGCGTCGCGCGCGCCGGACGCCGAGCGCCGTTCCGGCCCGCTGATGATGCGCCGCGGGAAGGTGCCGCCCACGACGACCGACCAGCGCCTGCTCGACCGCGGCCAGCCCACCGACTGGCTGCACGCCGACCCGTGGCGCGTCATGCGGATCCAGTCGGAGTTCGTCGAGGGGTTCGGCGCCCTCGCCGAGCTCGGGCCGGCGGTCAGCGTCTTCGGGTCGGCGCGGACCCGCGCCGCGGACCCGGCCTACGCGATGGGTGTCGAGGTCGGGCGGCTCCTCGCGGAGGCCGGCTATGCGGTGATCACCGGCGGCGGCCCCGGGGCCATGGAGGCCGCCAACAAGGGCGCGCTCCTCGGTGGGGGGACGTCGGTCGGCCTCGGCATCGAGCTACCCTTCGAGACCGGCCTCAACGAGTACGTCGACCTCGGCGTCAACTTCCGCTACTTCTTCGCCCGCAAGACGATGTTCCTCAAGTACTCACACGGCTTCATCGTCCTGCCCGGCGGCTTCGGGACCCTCGACGAGCTCTTCGAGGCCGTCACCCTCGCCCAGACGCGCAAGGTCACCCAGTTCCCCGTCGTCCTCATGGGGACCGGCTACTGGCAGGGCCTGATGGGCTGGCTGCGTGACACGGCGCTCGCGGGCGGGATGATCGGCGAGGACGACCTCGACCGGCTCCAGCTCACCGACGATCCGGGCGAGGCCGTCGCGGCCGTCCAGGCGCACGAGATGTCGGACGCCGCGGCCGAAGCGGCTGGCGCGACCGGAGTGGAGCGGCCCGAGTGA